Proteins from a genomic interval of Medicago truncatula cultivar Jemalong A17 chromosome 3, MtrunA17r5.0-ANR, whole genome shotgun sequence:
- the LOC11419392 gene encoding 40S ribosomal protein S9-2 — MVHVAFYRNYGKTFKKPRRPYEKERLDAELKLVGEYGLRCKRELWRVQYALSRIRNNARTLLTLDEKNPRRIFEGEALLRRMFKHGLLDETQNKLDYVLALTVENFLERRLQTLVFKSGMAKSIHHARVLIRQRHIRVGRQVVNIPSFMVRVDSQKHIDFSLTSPFGGGLPGRVKRKNLKAAAKKASGGDGDEEDED, encoded by the exons ATGGTTCACGTTGCGTTTTACCGAAACTATGGCAAAACTTTCAAGAAGCCACGTCGTCCTTATGAGAAGGAGCGTTTAGATGCTGAGTTGAAGCTCGTCGGAGAGTACGGTCTTCGCTGCAAGCGCGAGCTTTGGAGGGTTCAATATGCTCTTAGCCGTATCCGTAACAATGCTAGGACACTTTTGACACTGGATGAGAAGAACCCTCGTCGGATCTTTGAAGGTGAAGCACTTTTGAGGAGAATGTTCAAACATGGTCTTCTTGATGAAACACAGAACAAGCTCGATTATGTGTTGGCTCTCACTGTTGAGAATTTTCTTGAACGTCGTCTTCAGACTCTTGTGTTCAAATCTGGCATGGCTAAGTCTATTCATCATGCTAGGGTTCTTATCAGGCAGAGGCACATCAG GGTTGGGAGGCAGGTGGTGAACATCCCATCCTTCATGGTGAGGGTTGATTCACAGAAGCACATTGACTTTTCACTCACAAGTCCTTTCGGCGGTGGTCTTCCTGGTCGTGTGAAGCGAAAGAACTTAAAGGCTGCAGCCAAGAAGGCTTCCGGTGGTGATGGTGATGAGGAGGATGAAGattaa